One part of the candidate division KSB1 bacterium genome encodes these proteins:
- the araA gene encoding L-arabinose isomerase gives MKVYPNFEVWFVAGSQHLYGDEALEKVAQHSQEIAASLDASPEIPSRVVFKGVLSDPENILKLVFEANASRSCTGLLMWMHTFSPGKMWIAALKKLHKPFVHLHTQYNRDLPWSEIDMDFMNLNQSAHGDREFGFVCSRLGITRKVVVGHWQDKKVHRELAHWMRAASAWQDWQSGKVARFGDNMRDVAVTEGDKVEAQMRFGYSVSGYGLGDLVKVVQSISDVEVDRLVKEYGERYALAQDVQPGGAKHAAVREAARIELGLEHFLRDGGFTAFTTTFEDLHGLQQLPGLAVQRLMARGYGFGAEGDWKTAALVRAIKVMASGLSGGTSFMEDYTYHMATPRMKVLGAHMLEVCESLAADRPRLEVHPLAIGGKADPARLVFTVPAGPALNISLVDLGNRFRMVLNEVESVLPDEELPKLPVARAVWIPKPDLPIAAHCWILAGGAHHTAFTMALSAQPLRDFAEIAGVELLEINERTNVEDFKKELRWNAVAF, from the coding sequence GGTCTACCCCAATTTTGAAGTCTGGTTTGTCGCCGGGAGCCAACATCTGTACGGCGACGAAGCTCTGGAGAAGGTGGCCCAGCATTCGCAAGAAATAGCCGCCTCTTTGGATGCCTCACCGGAAATTCCCTCGCGCGTTGTGTTCAAAGGGGTGCTGTCAGACCCTGAAAACATCCTGAAGCTGGTGTTCGAGGCCAACGCGTCAAGGAGCTGCACGGGTTTGCTGATGTGGATGCACACCTTCTCCCCCGGCAAAATGTGGATTGCGGCGCTGAAGAAACTCCACAAGCCTTTTGTTCACTTGCACACCCAGTACAATCGCGATCTACCCTGGTCGGAAATCGACATGGACTTCATGAATCTCAACCAGTCTGCACACGGAGATAGGGAGTTCGGCTTTGTGTGCAGCAGACTGGGCATCACCAGGAAAGTGGTGGTCGGACACTGGCAGGATAAGAAGGTCCATCGCGAGCTGGCTCATTGGATGCGCGCGGCCAGCGCCTGGCAGGATTGGCAATCGGGCAAGGTTGCGCGCTTCGGGGATAACATGCGCGATGTGGCCGTGACCGAGGGGGACAAGGTGGAAGCCCAGATGAGGTTTGGCTACTCGGTAAGCGGCTATGGCCTGGGTGATTTGGTCAAAGTGGTGCAGAGCATTTCGGATGTGGAGGTGGACAGACTTGTCAAAGAGTATGGCGAACGATACGCCCTTGCCCAAGACGTTCAGCCTGGTGGGGCAAAGCACGCGGCGGTGAGGGAAGCAGCTCGCATCGAGCTGGGGCTGGAGCACTTCTTGCGGGATGGGGGGTTCACCGCCTTCACCACCACGTTCGAAGATTTGCACGGGCTCCAGCAGTTGCCCGGGTTGGCGGTACAGCGTCTTATGGCCCGCGGTTACGGCTTTGGCGCTGAAGGCGATTGGAAAACTGCCGCTCTGGTGCGGGCGATAAAGGTGATGGCCTCCGGGCTGAGCGGCGGCACCTCTTTCATGGAAGACTACACCTACCACATGGCCACTCCGCGCATGAAGGTGTTGGGGGCTCATATGCTTGAGGTCTGCGAATCGCTGGCCGCTGACCGTCCGCGCCTGGAGGTGCATCCGCTGGCGATTGGTGGCAAAGCCGATCCGGCACGCCTGGTCTTTACCGTGCCAGCAGGGCCGGCTCTCAACATCTCTCTCGTTGATCTGGGAAACCGCTTCCGGATGGTGCTCAATGAGGTGGAAAGCGTCCTGCCCGATGAGGAGTTACCTAAACTGCCTGTGGCCAGGGCGGTATGGATTCCGAAACCAGATCTACCGATCGCCGCACACTGTTGGATCTTGGCAGGAGGCGCACACCACACGGCGTTTACTATGGCCCTGAGTGCCCAACCCCTGCGCGATTTCGCTGAAATCGCGGGGGTGGAGCTGCTCGAAATCAACGAGCGGACCAACGTTGAAGATTTCAAGAAAGAGCTCCGTTGGAACGCAGTCGCTTTCTAA
- a CDS encoding glycosyltransferase family 2 protein, whose protein sequence is MVRRKVPDISAGGISVVVVTYNSERHIRACLSSLLAALERLQAEVVVIDNASSDGTCAVVEEIAADASTPVRLVRNAENAGFTKAANQGLVSSIGQYVLLLNPDVVVRSNTIRSLVDYLEQNPGVGMVAPQLRFPEGRIQPSCRRFPRRLDVLFELVGLSRLFPRSKVFNRWKMGDFDHLTPREVDQPQGAFLLARREAVRSVGPLDERFVLFFSDVDWCRRFWEKGWPVVFRPEVYAIHHKGASVYAHRVSALVASHRDFVAYFRKYPSRLPLVDLGTRLVLLVALWPRVAWALVSRCARHGKGEA, encoded by the coding sequence ATGGTGAGGAGGAAAGTGCCTGACATTTCCGCGGGCGGCATCTCCGTCGTGGTGGTCACCTATAACAGCGAGCGCCATATTCGCGCCTGCCTCAGTTCTTTGCTTGCGGCGCTGGAAAGGCTGCAAGCAGAGGTCGTGGTGATCGACAACGCATCTTCGGACGGCACATGTGCCGTTGTTGAGGAAATCGCGGCCGACGCTTCTACGCCAGTTCGGTTGGTGCGCAACGCCGAAAACGCCGGGTTCACGAAGGCCGCAAACCAGGGTTTGGTCTCTTCCATTGGGCAGTATGTGCTCTTGCTGAATCCAGACGTGGTGGTGCGCAGCAATACCATTCGCTCCCTCGTGGACTATTTGGAACAAAACCCTGGCGTAGGAATGGTGGCGCCTCAGCTTCGCTTTCCAGAGGGGCGCATACAGCCCTCGTGCCGCCGCTTCCCCAGGAGGCTGGACGTGCTCTTCGAGCTCGTCGGTCTGTCGCGACTCTTTCCGCGCAGCAAGGTCTTCAACCGCTGGAAAATGGGCGACTTTGATCACCTCACGCCGCGAGAGGTCGACCAGCCGCAGGGGGCATTTCTCCTTGCCCGCCGCGAGGCAGTGCGCTCTGTCGGTCCGCTCGACGAGCGCTTTGTGCTATTCTTCAGTGACGTCGATTGGTGCCGGCGTTTCTGGGAGAAAGGGTGGCCCGTGGTCTTCAGGCCCGAGGTGTACGCAATCCATCATAAGGGCGCCAGTGTGTACGCCCATCGGGTCAGTGCTTTAGTGGCATCACATCGGGATTTCGTGGCCTATTTTCGCAAATACCCCAGCCGACTGCCTTTGGTTGACCTCGGCACGAGGCTGGTGCTCCTTGTCGCGCTATGGCCACGCGTCGCATGGGCTTTGGTCTCACGGTGCGCCAGGCACGGGAAAGGTGAGGCATGA
- a CDS encoding S8 family serine peptidase, with protein MKEQHPLRRCAALMTMCLLCPLLVAAQTSPFRDVIVKTRHPLRALARGTDGQIRTGFPLLDQLCASLQVNTLAPTFGAPAAPRNREARRTIGLDRIYQLRLPVDRVEEFIAALANEPEVEYVHVNHSYRIHYVPNDPHFSAQWALKRIQASAAWDINRGDRAILIAIIDTGIDYRHEDLAANIWINAGEDLNANGAADSSDYNGIDDDGNGFVDDIQGWDFTDAPYFADGGDYLTRDNDPFDENGHGTAVAGIVGAVADNNVGVAGLAHGCRLMNLRAGTSSGLLEEDDVASALAYAADNGARVVNMSFGDIVCTPLLRDAVAYAHACGVLLVASAGNSANTQIHYPSALDEVVAVGATDSTDYLAGFSNYGPTLDVVAPGTGIWTTALNNGYTSFSGTSAAAPFVSALAALIFSQHPDYSSDNVRGTLLATADDLGSIGWDRYYAAGRINACAALRSPNFTVVRIAWPRLDRGAAGGSIPIIGTAAGVFMRSYELSYGTGVDPEEWHPFLKVHGRQVIDDTLGVWDVSALPDTQYMVRVTAENADGSTVSQALRVFIDRTPPRISAITQTPMIEEDFLGCLVSFLTDELCDAQLQCVLPSGASKLVRLAYQTAEHRVFLTPQMVPPGTLFRIEATNRSQLAAVDDNGGRFYPLSLEDTPVSTVEMELLPTSLPPVYLFPQPADFDGDGRDELVTCRYNGTNIFGKLTVWRNVDGVMVPVWESREPAIPRSIGDTDGDGLREILAGYGGRTILFEQTAPHALAFQVVWWSDNDTWGARLVDFDGDARSDLIVRKGATYQVWRSLGGHAFALWDSLPNPTGGSNITGVPHVEVADFDRDGRLEVLVGDYDGDVYLYECEALNGRFRMIWSERLPLMDTIDFLGSGDYDGDGQQEFVVGCHSDPSLDAEHEYDARHWLYRVYKATGNDMYAPQKEWRFFGFSLPKDFDAGVSAGDVDNDGRAEILVNVFPDFYILKWDEVTGTYSSVWHYRPNRSNAAVVADTDGDGVREVFFNDGHSTLAFRCVQAQGRPAAPKNVDAFPLDTSRAVVSWKPVEKVQGYWVRFGEHPDSLSLKRWVAAPPCTLRDLTKDHAYWIAVSSVDSSGQPPESLPSRLVMVTPNAPPRLESAQALNETSVRLRFSEPMDDSVKDPARYTVLGYPYPISSVLHDKSGQEVIMTLPSALPSGDTLVVRVCAVSDSKRTPIDTMRNSAPFWFVRQPQAPYLVSASLRGNTRVVLNFSVPLDRQSAENPANYRIEPGTNILGCMLDPADPRSVLLEVSPLVPLGTENAHHIVYVSGLKSSDGVVVLPGRGDRLALLLAQPNLSRVFTYPNPFVLRAGASLTFANLTERATIFILTVDGRLLRTLEEKDGNGGLLWDGKDADGRLVGSGVYLYVVTNGKERVMGKLAVVR; from the coding sequence ATGAAGGAACAGCATCCACTGAGACGGTGCGCAGCGTTGATGACAATGTGCCTGCTTTGCCCGCTGCTCGTGGCCGCACAGACATCGCCTTTCAGGGACGTGATTGTCAAGACGAGGCACCCACTGCGCGCCTTGGCCCGAGGGACGGACGGCCAGATCCGTACGGGTTTTCCCCTCCTAGACCAGCTGTGCGCATCTCTTCAAGTGAACACGTTGGCTCCAACCTTCGGGGCGCCAGCAGCTCCACGCAACCGTGAGGCTCGGCGGACAATCGGGCTGGACCGGATCTATCAGCTGCGCCTTCCTGTGGACCGGGTTGAGGAGTTCATCGCGGCCTTGGCCAATGAGCCCGAGGTAGAGTATGTCCACGTCAACCACTCCTATCGCATCCACTATGTGCCGAATGACCCGCATTTCTCTGCCCAGTGGGCCCTTAAGCGCATCCAGGCCAGTGCGGCTTGGGATATCAATCGGGGCGACCGTGCGATCCTTATTGCAATTATCGACACGGGCATCGACTATAGGCACGAAGACCTGGCTGCCAACATTTGGATCAATGCAGGCGAAGACCTCAACGCAAATGGCGCTGCCGACTCCAGCGACTACAACGGAATAGACGACGACGGCAACGGCTTTGTGGACGACATTCAGGGCTGGGACTTTACCGACGCACCCTACTTCGCCGACGGCGGTGACTACCTGACGCGGGACAATGACCCGTTCGACGAAAACGGGCATGGCACAGCGGTGGCGGGCATTGTGGGAGCGGTGGCCGATAACAACGTGGGCGTCGCGGGACTCGCCCATGGCTGCCGACTAATGAACCTGCGCGCGGGCACCAGCAGCGGTCTTCTCGAAGAGGACGATGTTGCCTCGGCGCTGGCCTATGCTGCCGACAATGGCGCCCGGGTGGTGAACATGAGCTTCGGCGACATAGTCTGCACCCCACTTCTGCGCGACGCGGTGGCCTATGCCCATGCTTGTGGGGTACTGCTGGTTGCCTCAGCGGGCAACAGTGCCAACACCCAAATCCATTACCCTTCCGCGCTAGATGAGGTCGTCGCCGTGGGCGCCACTGACTCCACCGACTATCTGGCCGGCTTCTCCAACTATGGCCCCACGCTGGACGTGGTTGCCCCCGGCACAGGCATTTGGACGACTGCCCTCAACAATGGTTATACCAGTTTCAGCGGTACCTCCGCGGCGGCGCCCTTTGTGTCGGCCCTGGCAGCACTCATCTTCTCCCAACACCCCGATTATAGCAGCGACAACGTGCGCGGCACCTTGCTCGCCACCGCCGACGACCTGGGAAGCATCGGCTGGGACCGTTACTATGCGGCCGGCAGAATCAACGCCTGCGCAGCACTGCGCAGCCCCAACTTCACTGTAGTGCGAATCGCGTGGCCCCGTTTGGATCGCGGCGCCGCAGGGGGCAGTATCCCCATCATCGGCACCGCCGCTGGGGTCTTCATGCGCAGCTACGAGCTCTCCTACGGCACCGGGGTTGACCCAGAAGAATGGCATCCCTTTCTGAAAGTTCATGGCCGACAGGTCATTGACGACACCCTCGGCGTGTGGGACGTCAGCGCATTGCCAGACACACAGTACATGGTGCGCGTGACGGCAGAGAACGCCGATGGCAGCACCGTGAGCCAGGCGCTGCGCGTGTTCATCGACCGCACCCCACCGCGTATTAGCGCTATTACGCAAACGCCAATGATCGAAGAAGATTTCCTTGGCTGTTTGGTCTCGTTCCTCACCGATGAGCTTTGCGACGCCCAGCTGCAGTGTGTGCTCCCTTCCGGAGCCTCCAAGCTGGTCCGGCTCGCCTACCAAACGGCCGAACATCGGGTCTTTCTTACGCCTCAGATGGTCCCGCCTGGCACTCTGTTCCGCATCGAGGCCACCAACCGTTCGCAGCTCGCCGCTGTGGACGACAATGGGGGGCGCTTCTACCCTCTCTCTTTAGAGGACACACCAGTGTCGACTGTGGAAATGGAGCTCTTGCCTACCTCGCTACCGCCGGTGTATCTTTTCCCCCAGCCAGCAGATTTCGACGGGGACGGCCGGGATGAGCTGGTAACCTGTCGGTATAACGGAACAAACATCTTTGGCAAGCTCACCGTCTGGCGCAACGTAGATGGCGTGATGGTACCGGTATGGGAGAGCCGTGAACCGGCAATTCCCCGGAGCATCGGCGATACCGATGGCGATGGCCTGAGGGAAATACTGGCGGGCTACGGCGGACGAACCATCCTTTTTGAGCAGACCGCACCCCACGCTTTGGCATTTCAGGTCGTATGGTGGAGCGATAACGATACCTGGGGAGCCCGCCTGGTAGATTTCGACGGGGACGCTCGATCAGACCTCATTGTGCGCAAGGGTGCCACCTACCAGGTGTGGCGGTCCTTAGGCGGACACGCGTTTGCTCTCTGGGATTCGCTTCCGAACCCGACTGGCGGCAGCAACATCACCGGCGTACCGCACGTGGAGGTGGCCGATTTCGACCGGGACGGCCGCCTTGAGGTCCTTGTCGGCGACTATGACGGTGATGTCTACCTTTACGAGTGCGAGGCTCTGAATGGCCGTTTCCGGATGATCTGGTCCGAGCGCCTCCCTCTCATGGATACCATCGACTTCCTGGGAAGTGGCGATTATGATGGGGACGGACAGCAGGAGTTCGTGGTCGGGTGTCATTCTGACCCAAGTCTGGACGCCGAGCATGAGTATGATGCCCGTCACTGGCTCTATCGCGTCTACAAGGCCACCGGCAACGACATGTACGCTCCCCAAAAGGAGTGGCGGTTCTTCGGCTTTTCGCTCCCCAAGGATTTCGACGCCGGGGTTTCAGCGGGGGACGTGGACAATGATGGGCGCGCAGAGATTCTTGTCAACGTGTTTCCAGATTTCTACATTCTGAAGTGGGATGAGGTCACCGGAACCTACAGCTCTGTCTGGCACTATCGACCCAATCGCAGCAATGCGGCGGTAGTTGCCGACACGGATGGTGACGGGGTGAGAGAGGTCTTTTTCAACGATGGGCACTCCACCCTGGCCTTCCGCTGCGTGCAGGCACAAGGCCGTCCCGCTGCTCCCAAGAACGTGGACGCGTTCCCCCTGGACACCTCGCGAGCGGTAGTGAGTTGGAAACCCGTGGAAAAGGTGCAGGGTTATTGGGTCCGCTTTGGCGAGCACCCGGATTCCTTGAGCTTGAAACGATGGGTGGCAGCACCGCCATGTACGCTGAGGGACCTCACGAAGGATCATGCCTATTGGATCGCTGTCTCATCAGTGGACTCCAGTGGCCAACCGCCTGAAAGCCTCCCTTCGCGGCTTGTGATGGTGACTCCGAATGCACCCCCACGCCTGGAATCAGCCCAGGCGTTGAACGAAACTTCGGTGCGCCTGCGCTTCAGTGAACCCATGGACGACTCAGTCAAAGACCCCGCGCGCTACACAGTGCTCGGCTATCCCTATCCAATCAGTTCGGTGCTCCACGACAAGTCGGGCCAGGAAGTAATCATGACCCTTCCCTCTGCTCTACCCAGCGGGGATACGCTTGTGGTCCGTGTGTGCGCGGTTTCTGATAGCAAACGCACCCCCATCGATACCATGCGCAACAGTGCACCCTTCTGGTTTGTGCGCCAACCCCAGGCGCCCTACCTGGTCTCAGCTTCCTTGAGAGGTAACACACGGGTCGTACTCAATTTCAGTGTGCCGCTGGACCGGCAGAGTGCCGAGAATCCAGCCAATTATAGGATCGAGCCAGGGACAAACATTCTGGGTTGCATGCTTGACCCCGCCGATCCTCGCTCGGTACTCCTCGAGGTAAGCCCCCTGGTACCGCTGGGTACCGAGAACGCCCACCACATCGTGTACGTCTCGGGACTCAAATCCAGCGATGGAGTTGTGGTCCTGCCTGGCCGTGGAGACCGCCTCGCCCTGCTTCTTGCCCAGCCCAATCTGTCCCGGGTCTTCACCTATCCGAACCCCTTTGTGCTCCGTGCAGGTGCCTCGCTCACTTTTGCTAACCTCACGGAGAGAGCCACTATCTTCATCCTCACCGTGGATGGCAGACTCCTCCGCACGCTTGAGGAGAAGGACGGCAACGGGGGGCTCCTTTGGGACGGCAAAGATGCTGATGGGCGACTGGTGGGCTCGGGTGTCTACCTGTACGTGGTGACGAACGGCAAGGAGCGGGTGATGGGGAAGCTGGCCGTGGTTCGGTGA
- the coaE gene encoding dephospho-CoA kinase (Dephospho-CoA kinase (CoaE) performs the final step in coenzyme A biosynthesis.) translates to MEPPASGGIVVGLTGGIGSGKSVVARLLRRYGLPVIDADAVGHQLTAHDETVRAALRQTFGERVFGPDGRLLREQLARIVFSDADARQCLNRIIHPPMRRCIDAHVQSLLESGHRIVVVDGALLGEADLVGHLDALVVVYAPLKERIARIRQRNGLPDEEILRRIAAQMPLEEKLRLADYVVYNTGSIWALRKEVRVLHAWLQERVRRTLGSRCPDS, encoded by the coding sequence ATGGAACCGCCTGCCTCAGGTGGAATAGTGGTGGGGCTCACCGGCGGCATTGGCAGCGGCAAGTCGGTGGTGGCCAGGCTGTTGAGGCGCTACGGGCTTCCGGTGATCGATGCCGATGCCGTGGGGCATCAGCTCACCGCCCACGATGAAACGGTACGCGCTGCCCTGCGCCAGACCTTCGGCGAAAGGGTATTCGGCCCGGATGGCCGTCTGCTTAGAGAGCAATTGGCGCGCATCGTGTTTTCCGATGCCGATGCCCGCCAGTGTCTCAACAGAATCATCCACCCACCCATGCGTCGGTGCATTGATGCCCACGTCCAGTCCCTGCTCGAGAGTGGGCACAGGATTGTGGTCGTGGATGGCGCCCTCCTGGGCGAGGCGGACTTGGTGGGTCACCTGGACGCGCTGGTGGTCGTCTACGCGCCCCTCAAAGAGCGCATTGCCCGCATCCGACAGCGCAACGGGCTACCGGACGAGGAAATCTTGCGGCGCATCGCGGCGCAGATGCCTTTGGAGGAAAAACTTCGCTTGGCCGATTATGTGGTGTACAACACCGGTTCGATTTGGGCTCTGCGCAAAGAGGTCCGGGTGCTGCATGCATGGTTGCAAGAAAGGGTGCGTAGAACCTTAGGCTCACGATGCCCTGATAGTTGA